The Paracoccus liaowanqingii genome window below encodes:
- a CDS encoding TRAP transporter substrate-binding protein produces the protein MTTRRTFLTTGAALGGLAAAGLPRAAHAAEMLTAVSYLPPSYADLAYGSQGFVDRVNEAGNGVVSFDYHDSARLVSADEQLPALRSGTVDFMFHTTSYVTRSLPILGILGLPGVVGSLYENPDRIKRGSPLFALIEAELQKQGLTCLSLGGGIMEPEYVWSIESAPITSLAEIQGKKIRLVSFEASASLEHFGAAPVRVPSSELYIALERGTVDAAVANISTINGRSIQEQVNFAYRLPVTGFAIGAFMTTRRWESLPDDARQVMTEAAEWFDQDSARAANEDYFRDQYWPAFQEGGLEVIDPTEDELAEFDAINADVRQVWLDEVGAEVGQQAIDLAMGTGA, from the coding sequence ATGACCACGCGACGCACTTTCCTGACCACTGGCGCAGCCCTTGGCGGCCTTGCCGCCGCGGGCCTGCCCCGCGCGGCCCACGCGGCCGAAATGCTGACCGCCGTCAGCTATCTGCCGCCATCCTATGCCGACCTGGCATATGGATCGCAGGGCTTCGTCGATCGCGTAAACGAGGCGGGCAACGGCGTTGTCTCGTTCGATTACCATGACAGCGCACGGCTGGTTTCTGCTGACGAACAGCTACCTGCCCTGCGGTCGGGGACGGTGGATTTCATGTTCCACACCACATCCTATGTTACCCGCTCCCTGCCCATTCTTGGGATTCTGGGTCTGCCCGGCGTGGTGGGCTCGCTGTATGAAAACCCCGACCGCATCAAGCGCGGATCGCCCCTGTTCGCGCTGATCGAGGCGGAACTGCAAAAGCAGGGCCTAACCTGCCTATCGCTTGGTGGCGGCATCATGGAACCAGAATACGTCTGGAGCATCGAGAGTGCCCCGATTACCTCACTCGCCGAAATCCAGGGAAAAAAGATCCGCCTCGTGTCGTTTGAAGCCTCGGCTTCACTGGAACATTTCGGTGCCGCCCCGGTACGCGTGCCCTCGTCCGAGTTGTACATCGCCTTGGAGCGCGGCACGGTCGATGCGGCGGTGGCCAATATCTCGACCATTAACGGTCGGTCCATTCAGGAACAGGTGAACTTTGCCTATCGCTTGCCGGTCACGGGCTTTGCGATCGGCGCTTTCATGACCACCCGTCGGTGGGAGTCGCTGCCCGACGACGCGCGTCAGGTGATGACTGAAGCTGCCGAATGGTTCGACCAAGACAGTGCGCGTGCGGCGAACGAGGACTATTTTCGCGACCAGTACTGGCCTGCCTTCCAAGAGGGCGGCCTCGAGGTAATCGACCCAACAGAGGACGAACTTGCCGAATTTGATGCCATCAATGCCGATGTTCGGCAGGTCTGGCTAGACGAGGTCGGTGCCGAAGTGGGTCAACAGGCCATTGATTTGGCCATGGGCACGGGGGCCTGA
- a CDS encoding transporter substrate-binding domain-containing protein — protein MKRRTLLIAAAAVSFGAAMPALSAETGTLAQVQETGKLRIGVTSAEPWFYKDPMSEEWTGVGVSMGERMAEDLGVEMEPVETSWANAVAGLQANQFDLMFVLDPTEERKQAIDFPENPLFYYAMGALVAEDSAVTTWEELDNPEMRIGVTMGTSLDQNITEMMTEAQINRFSSNDEAVAAFAAGRVDTVVQFHPALIVQYSRLKMGKVLLPTPVEPVETSVGLRKEESSDFRDWVNTTLGTLYESGVPNELFEAYLSSKNISSEGVPGLVKESW, from the coding sequence ATGAAAAGACGGACCCTTCTCATCGCCGCCGCGGCAGTCAGCTTCGGTGCGGCCATGCCTGCATTGTCTGCGGAAACAGGCACACTTGCTCAGGTCCAAGAAACCGGCAAGCTGCGCATCGGCGTCACGTCAGCCGAACCTTGGTTCTATAAAGACCCAATGTCTGAAGAGTGGACCGGCGTTGGCGTCTCCATGGGTGAGCGTATGGCCGAGGACCTCGGTGTCGAAATGGAGCCGGTCGAGACTTCCTGGGCCAACGCTGTTGCGGGTCTTCAAGCCAACCAGTTTGACCTAATGTTCGTCCTTGACCCGACAGAAGAGCGCAAGCAGGCCATCGACTTCCCTGAAAACCCGCTTTTCTACTACGCAATGGGGGCACTGGTCGCGGAAGATAGCGCGGTCACCACATGGGAGGAGCTTGATAACCCGGAGATGCGCATCGGGGTGACGATGGGAACCTCGCTTGACCAGAATATCACCGAGATGATGACAGAGGCCCAGATCAATCGCTTCTCCTCCAATGATGAGGCCGTTGCTGCCTTTGCGGCAGGCCGGGTCGACACCGTTGTGCAGTTTCACCCTGCTCTCATCGTTCAGTATTCGCGGCTGAAGATGGGCAAGGTGTTGCTCCCAACGCCTGTTGAACCCGTGGAAACCTCTGTTGGTCTGCGCAAGGAAGAAAGCAGCGATTTCAGGGATTGGGTGAACACGACCCTTGGGACCCTTTACGAGAGCGGCGTTCCTAACGAGTTGTTCGAGGCCTATCTGTCCAGCAAGAACATCAGTTCTGAAGGTGTTCCGGGGCTTGTGAAAGAGTCTTGGTAA
- a CDS encoding TRAP transporter small permease, whose amino-acid sequence MGAVDRVVGWVSGLLHAGGALALGFIMLTIGYDALMRHFFAQATSWSLEINAFLLVYIALVPASETLRRGEQIGIGFIADQSGPALRRLFRIVIGLVGVTFCAALTYRGVLMAYDAHAYGERVSSTFGTPMWIPYGFIPLGFGVLGLQFLLILLRGARPDDKLTGAGDVL is encoded by the coding sequence ATGGGCGCCGTAGATCGTGTCGTAGGCTGGGTGTCCGGGCTCCTGCATGCTGGCGGCGCCCTTGCCCTTGGCTTCATCATGCTGACCATCGGCTATGACGCGCTGATGCGTCATTTCTTTGCGCAAGCCACCAGTTGGAGCCTCGAGATCAACGCCTTCCTGCTTGTCTATATTGCCCTTGTTCCCGCGTCCGAAACGCTGCGTCGGGGCGAGCAAATCGGCATCGGCTTTATTGCGGACCAGTCAGGACCGGCCCTGCGCCGCCTGTTTCGGATCGTGATTGGACTAGTGGGCGTGACCTTCTGCGCGGCGCTGACCTATCGCGGCGTTCTGATGGCCTATGACGCTCACGCCTACGGAGAGCGTGTGTCCAGCACCTTCGGCACGCCTATGTGGATCCCCTATGGCTTCATCCCCTTGGGCTTTGGCGTACTGGGCTTGCAGTTCCTGCTGATCCTGCTGCGCGGCGCGCGGCCCGACGATAAGCTGACCGGGGCGGGCGACGTTCTTTAG
- a CDS encoding GntR family transcriptional regulator: protein MTVVKRETMAAQICEMMRAAILAGEFAPGETVTETALAVRFGASRAPMREALRQLIDQGLVVSVPYTGTRIVDLSVKDINDIYSMRICLEVFAFEQIWDRRTLRFEKELRARHERLLNAIDAQDDVRAIDAELDLHGLSYEWSGNSILASSWSSVRGRLQVYWAAHHRAHGISGPKRDSHDEYIRLALSDDLETMKAEIQTHMRRGLETTKAFVDTLETTRANPSRSKK from the coding sequence GTGACAGTGGTGAAGCGTGAGACAATGGCGGCGCAGATCTGTGAGATGATGCGTGCGGCTATTCTGGCAGGTGAATTCGCGCCAGGTGAAACGGTTACTGAAACTGCACTTGCCGTCAGATTTGGGGCTAGCCGCGCCCCCATGCGGGAAGCCTTGCGTCAACTAATCGATCAAGGCCTAGTCGTATCGGTACCCTATACCGGCACCCGCATCGTTGATCTTTCTGTAAAGGACATCAACGATATCTACTCAATGCGCATATGCTTGGAAGTTTTTGCTTTTGAGCAAATTTGGGATCGACGGACTTTACGCTTTGAAAAGGAGCTGCGGGCCAGACACGAGAGGCTTTTGAACGCCATCGACGCTCAAGACGACGTTCGGGCTATCGATGCCGAACTGGATCTGCATGGCCTTTCTTATGAATGGAGCGGCAACAGTATCTTGGCCTCAAGTTGGTCGAGTGTTCGCGGTCGCCTCCAAGTCTATTGGGCTGCTCATCACCGCGCCCACGGAATTTCTGGTCCCAAACGCGACAGCCACGATGAATATATCCGCCTCGCGCTTTCCGATGATCTTGAGACTATGAAAGCCGAGATCCAAACGCATATGCGGCGCGGCCTCGAAACAACAAAAGCCTTTGTGGACACCTTGGAAACGACAAGGGCAAATCCCAGCAGGAGCAAAAAATGA
- a CDS encoding amino acid ABC transporter permease produces MEYSWDFGPVFERFDMLALGLLNTVKIAAVSIVLGVLVGMILAVMRLSSKKALRWPAAIFIEFYRNTPPIVHFFWFFYALPVMLSVSLSPYVAAVLALSTQSGAFYAEVFRGGIVSIERGQWEGAKALGMSHQAQMRRIIVPQAVSRMVPPFIERSFELLKTTALASTLAYADLLYQAMMVNSETFRPLEVYTTIAAMYLVLLITASQLARLAENRLTAYQ; encoded by the coding sequence ATGGAATACTCCTGGGACTTTGGCCCGGTATTCGAGCGTTTTGACATGCTCGCACTGGGCCTCCTCAACACCGTGAAGATTGCAGCCGTGTCCATCGTTCTAGGCGTTCTGGTGGGGATGATCCTCGCAGTGATGCGCTTGTCATCCAAGAAAGCGCTGAGATGGCCTGCTGCAATCTTCATTGAATTTTACCGCAACACGCCTCCGATCGTCCACTTCTTCTGGTTCTTCTATGCCTTGCCAGTCATGCTTTCCGTAAGCCTGAGCCCTTACGTCGCAGCTGTCCTCGCTCTCTCTACGCAATCGGGCGCATTCTACGCGGAAGTATTCCGCGGTGGCATTGTCTCCATTGAACGCGGTCAGTGGGAGGGAGCCAAAGCTCTTGGCATGAGCCATCAGGCCCAAATGCGTCGCATCATCGTTCCCCAGGCAGTATCGCGCATGGTGCCGCCGTTCATTGAACGCAGTTTTGAGCTTTTGAAGACAACGGCCCTCGCATCCACGCTGGCCTACGCTGATCTGCTCTACCAGGCGATGATGGTGAACTCGGAAACGTTTCGACCGCTCGAGGTCTACACGACGATCGCTGCCATGTATCTCGTGCTTCTCATTACAGCCAGTCAGCTTGCTCGTCTCGCTGAAAACCGGCTTACAGCCTATCAATGA
- a CDS encoding TRAP transporter large permease, with protein MIEPIIVLVVLLGLIGIGAPIFLALGAAGMLGLYMARGAMALFFGPTSLFAQLNSFELLALPLFVLMGNFLSATPVGENLYRAAALWFSRIRGGLAVATVGASTMFGAVSGVSIAGVAAIGSIAVPQMLARGYSQRLAAGSVVSSGALAMLIPPSVPLIIYGSVSGVSVSDLFIGGIVPGLALAMTLAMYIWIRATLNPSEAPLEHSGPPDWRARFGSLAGLWHAAALVGVVLGVIYTGVATPSEAGAFGAIGAMALAGLVFRTLTMARLWQILASSARISGAILLIMGCARIFGDYLNLIRLPDAVSQALTQTGLPPFAILMMVMVALLILGMLVDAVSLIVVTTPILLPLIVTLGYDPLWFGIILVMNLEMAVITPPVGLNLYTLKAVAPVLPIETIIRSVVPFVILQFLVLTLFVLIPELALWLPGLMP; from the coding sequence ATGATTGAACCCATCATCGTTCTCGTCGTCCTGCTCGGTCTGATCGGGATCGGGGCGCCGATCTTTCTAGCGCTTGGCGCGGCGGGCATGCTGGGCCTGTACATGGCGCGGGGCGCGATGGCCCTGTTCTTCGGCCCAACCTCACTGTTCGCGCAGTTGAACAGCTTCGAGTTGCTGGCCCTACCCCTGTTTGTGCTGATGGGCAATTTCCTGTCCGCGACCCCGGTAGGCGAAAATTTGTATCGCGCCGCGGCCCTGTGGTTCAGCCGCATCCGGGGCGGCCTGGCGGTGGCGACGGTCGGCGCTTCGACCATGTTTGGAGCGGTGTCAGGCGTGTCCATCGCAGGGGTTGCGGCCATTGGGTCAATCGCAGTGCCGCAGATGCTGGCCCGCGGCTACAGCCAGCGGCTGGCGGCGGGATCGGTGGTCAGTTCGGGCGCGCTGGCGATGCTGATCCCGCCAAGCGTGCCACTGATCATCTATGGCTCGGTCTCGGGTGTGTCGGTGTCAGATCTGTTTATCGGAGGCATCGTGCCAGGGCTGGCCCTGGCCATGACGCTGGCAATGTATATTTGGATCCGCGCAACGCTGAACCCTTCCGAGGCACCGTTGGAACATTCGGGCCCTCCCGACTGGCGTGCGCGCTTTGGATCATTGGCCGGTCTGTGGCATGCGGCGGCGCTGGTCGGTGTCGTGCTGGGCGTCATCTATACCGGCGTCGCCACCCCAAGCGAGGCGGGGGCGTTCGGGGCCATCGGTGCGATGGCGCTGGCTGGACTGGTCTTTCGCACCCTGACGATGGCGCGGCTATGGCAGATCCTTGCCTCCAGCGCGCGGATCTCGGGGGCGATCCTGTTGATCATGGGCTGCGCGCGGATCTTCGGCGATTACCTGAACCTGATCCGGCTACCCGATGCGGTGTCGCAGGCGCTGACCCAGACCGGGCTGCCGCCCTTCGCCATCCTGATGATGGTAATGGTGGCACTGCTGATTTTGGGCATGCTGGTCGATGCAGTGTCGCTGATCGTGGTGACGACCCCGATCCTGTTGCCGCTGATTGTGACACTTGGTTATGATCCGCTGTGGTTCGGCATCATTCTGGTGATGAACCTAGAAATGGCGGTGATCACGCCGCCTGTGGGCCTGAACCTGTATACGCTGAAGGCGGTGGCCCCGGTCCTGCCAATCGAAACGATCATCCGCAGCGTCGTGCCCTTTGTGATCCTGCAGTTTCTGGTCCTGACGCTGTTCGTGCTGATCCCCGAACTGGCGTTATGGCTGCCGGGGCTGATGCCCTGA
- a CDS encoding hydroxymethylglutaryl-CoA lyase, protein MVTICEVGPRDGLQNLPRNFSVEERIHMITALAQAGVAQIEAVSMVHPTRVPQMAGAEEVLAGLPPLPGLHLWALVLNLRGAERALATRVDGLRFAVVASDTFARRNQGMSRDDSVAEFARAARLAQDAGRGCVAVIATAYGCPFEGEIDPQQVADMTRAVIAAGADQVILADTIGVAAPCDIRRVHRAVAPALGDVPWGVHLHNTRNTGYANMLAAIDLGAGVIDTSIGGLGGCPFAPRATGNIATEDAHYLLTREGMATGLSHDRMAGLVDWLTERVADKITGQLARAGWFGEPEDIAP, encoded by the coding sequence ATGGTCACGATCTGCGAGGTCGGCCCGCGCGACGGGCTGCAAAATTTGCCCCGCAACTTCTCCGTCGAGGAACGCATCCACATGATCACCGCCCTTGCACAGGCGGGCGTCGCGCAGATCGAGGCGGTCAGCATGGTCCACCCCACCCGCGTCCCCCAGATGGCGGGCGCCGAAGAGGTGCTGGCCGGTCTGCCGCCTTTGCCGGGACTGCACCTTTGGGCGCTAGTCTTGAACCTGCGCGGCGCCGAACGCGCGCTGGCCACGCGGGTGGACGGGCTGCGCTTTGCGGTCGTCGCATCGGACACGTTCGCGCGCCGCAATCAGGGCATGAGCCGGGATGACAGCGTGGCCGAATTTGCCCGCGCCGCCCGTCTGGCGCAGGATGCGGGGCGCGGCTGCGTGGCAGTGATCGCCACCGCCTATGGCTGCCCGTTCGAGGGCGAGATCGACCCGCAGCAGGTAGCCGACATGACGCGCGCGGTGATCGCAGCGGGTGCGGATCAAGTCATTCTGGCCGACACGATCGGCGTCGCTGCACCCTGTGATATCCGGCGCGTGCATCGCGCCGTGGCACCAGCCTTGGGCGACGTGCCGTGGGGCGTTCATCTGCACAACACCCGCAACACCGGGTACGCCAACATGCTGGCTGCGATCGATCTAGGGGCGGGGGTCATCGACACCTCCATCGGCGGCTTAGGCGGCTGCCCCTTTGCACCGCGTGCGACCGGTAACATCGCGACGGAGGATGCGCATTACCTGCTAACTCGAGAAGGGATGGCCACTGGCCTGTCCCATGACCGGATGGCCGGGCTGGTGGATTGGCTGACCGAACGCGTGGCCGACAAGATCACCGGGCAACTGGCCCGCGCCGGCTGGTTTGGTGAACCCGAGGATATTGCCCCATGA